A window of Ruania suaedae contains these coding sequences:
- the dprA gene encoding DNA-processing protein DprA, which yields MPEHRITTDLMARAAWSRITEPRDRAAGVLVAAHGPVEALRWLEAASGGLQAAFAEVSGLDPEITPASWRRAVARWAPRLRDLDPRRELAIIDRLGGGVLVPGDPHWPGVLADLGPEAPHCLWVRGDASLLTSRSVALVGSRASSPYGEHVSADLVAGLVDAGLVIVSGGAFGIDAAAHRATLAVRGRAMAVMAGGLDRFYPAANAEMLARVAREGLVLSEAPPGTSPMRQRFLSRNRLIAALAGATVVVEASWRSGALSTAHHAFTIGRPVAAVPGPVTSASSAGCHRLLREGAECVTAAAEVLQLLAAPGEVPELRPAVPAGLLDDLDQEQAQVLDALPARSAADVQALVRASGVAEAQVRSALGYLELAGRVRRDGPRWRRG from the coding sequence ATGCCTGAGCACCGGATCACGACGGACCTGATGGCGCGGGCGGCCTGGAGCCGGATCACCGAGCCGCGCGACCGTGCGGCCGGGGTGCTGGTCGCCGCCCACGGCCCGGTCGAGGCGCTGCGATGGCTCGAGGCCGCCTCGGGCGGACTCCAGGCAGCGTTCGCCGAGGTGAGCGGGCTCGACCCCGAGATCACGCCGGCCTCGTGGCGCCGGGCGGTGGCACGGTGGGCGCCGCGGCTGCGTGATCTGGATCCCCGGCGCGAGCTGGCGATCATCGACCGGCTCGGTGGCGGCGTGCTGGTCCCGGGTGACCCGCACTGGCCCGGCGTCCTGGCCGACCTCGGTCCGGAGGCACCGCACTGTCTGTGGGTCCGGGGCGACGCCTCGCTGCTGACGAGCAGATCCGTCGCGCTCGTGGGGTCCCGGGCGAGCAGCCCCTACGGCGAGCACGTCAGCGCCGATCTGGTGGCCGGCCTGGTGGACGCCGGGCTGGTCATCGTCTCCGGGGGAGCGTTCGGGATCGACGCGGCCGCCCACCGGGCCACGCTGGCGGTCAGAGGGCGAGCGATGGCGGTGATGGCCGGTGGGCTGGACCGCTTCTACCCTGCCGCGAACGCCGAGATGCTGGCGCGAGTGGCTCGTGAGGGTCTCGTCCTCAGCGAGGCTCCGCCCGGGACCTCACCCATGCGCCAGCGGTTCCTCTCGCGCAACCGGCTCATCGCCGCCCTCGCGGGTGCGACGGTGGTCGTCGAGGCGTCATGGCGCTCCGGTGCGTTGAGTACCGCGCACCACGCCTTCACGATCGGCCGGCCGGTGGCGGCCGTGCCGGGCCCGGTGACCTCGGCCTCCTCGGCCGGGTGCCACCGGTTGTTGCGCGAGGGGGCCGAGTGCGTGACGGCCGCGGCGGAGGTGCTCCAGCTGCTCGCCGCCCCGGGTGAGGTCCCCGAGCTGCGCCCCGCCGTACCGGCCGGCCTGCTCGACGATCTCGACCAGGAGCAGGCCCAGGTCCTCGATGCCCTCCCCGCACGGTCCGCCGCCGATGTCCAGGCGCTGGTCCGCGCCAGCGGGGTGGCCGAGGCACAGGTCCGGTCGGCGCTGGGGTATCTCGAGCTGGCAGGGCGGGTGCGCCGCGACGGTCCCCGATGGCGCCGCGGATGA
- a CDS encoding carbohydrate ABC transporter permease, with protein sequence MTTTTAPTPRSARADERSASRPTMKAPRRRRPMTPGRIVALVVLALLALLWLIPVVWAVITSFKTEGEAAASPITILPESGWVLDAYTTTLSAGLVPRWAWNSLLTASAVTIITVVISALAGYALSRFNFVGSKALLAVIIASILIPAQILIVPLFQQMLLFNMVDTYWGVILPQVIAAPMVFILKKFFDQIPRALEEAALVDGASRLRILLQIVLPLSRPILGAVSIFVFIGAWNNFLWPFIVINRSELMTLPVGLQTVISAYGIQYAANMAQAVLAALPLIVLFVFFQRQIIKSISTTGIAGT encoded by the coding sequence ATGACGACCACGACCGCACCGACTCCCCGCTCCGCACGAGCCGATGAGCGCTCGGCCAGCCGGCCCACGATGAAGGCCCCGCGGCGGCGACGACCGATGACCCCCGGGCGCATCGTGGCCCTGGTGGTGCTCGCGCTGCTGGCGCTCCTCTGGCTGATCCCGGTGGTCTGGGCCGTGATCACGTCCTTCAAGACCGAGGGCGAGGCGGCAGCCTCACCGATCACGATCCTGCCTGAGAGCGGCTGGGTGCTCGATGCCTACACCACCACCCTCAGCGCCGGGCTCGTGCCCCGCTGGGCATGGAACTCGCTGCTGACCGCCTCGGCGGTCACCATCATCACCGTCGTCATCTCGGCGTTGGCGGGCTACGCGCTCTCCCGGTTCAACTTCGTGGGCAGCAAGGCCCTGCTCGCGGTCATCATCGCCTCGATCCTGATCCCGGCGCAGATCCTCATCGTGCCGCTGTTCCAGCAGATGCTGCTGTTCAACATGGTCGACACCTACTGGGGGGTCATCCTTCCGCAGGTGATCGCGGCGCCCATGGTGTTCATCCTGAAGAAGTTCTTCGATCAGATCCCCCGCGCGCTGGAAGAGGCTGCGCTCGTGGACGGGGCGAGCCGGCTGCGGATCCTCCTGCAGATCGTCCTCCCTCTCTCGCGGCCGATCCTCGGGGCGGTCTCGATCTTCGTGTTCATCGGCGCGTGGAACAACTTCCTCTGGCCGTTCATCGTGATCAATCGGTCCGAGCTGATGACGCTGCCGGTCGGGTTGCAGACGGTGATCAGTGCCTATGGCATCCAGTACGCAGCGAACATGGCGCAGGCGGTCCTCGCCGCACTGCCGCTGATCGTGCTGTTCGTGTTCTTCCAGCGTCAGATCATCAAGTCGATCTCCACGACCGGCATCGCCGGCACGTGA